A single Cottoperca gobio chromosome 5, fCotGob3.1, whole genome shotgun sequence DNA region contains:
- the wdr77 gene encoding methylosome protein WDR77: MKSAVDTSMIKENRWNIPPNAPACMEKHLSSAQYRADGTLLLGASSLSGRSWQGSVWIYSDPEQAPNEGLCKAGVQTETGVTDVKWASEKGVLVASDSGALELWELAEDERLLVNRFTKHDHDHIVTTVSPVTGENSAVTGSMDCRIKVWDLSQETAVTTYHAHTQPVTCVACSPTDESLFISCGQDGRVLMWDRRKPNKPATKIDLESLSCSPTTLAWHPQHRSTIAFGDELGRVTVKDFLGTEPARLVSVHSRGVNALAFSTHSAPLLASISDDCSLAVLNSDLQEIHRDRRHQDFVKGVCWLHGGSNTLTTVGWDHLVLHHTVDPAAKAPNSTS, translated from the exons ATGAAAAGTGCAGTGGATACTAGCATGATCAAGGAAAACCGGTGGAACATACCTCCTAATGCTCCAGCCTGCATGGAGAAGCATCTGAGCTCGGCGCAATACAGAGCAG ATGGTACTCTGCTGCTCGGTGCCTCCAGCCTCTCTGGCAGAAGCTGGCAGGGATCTGTTTGGATCTACAGTGACCCTGAGCAGGCCCCCAATGAGGGACTCTGCAAAGCTGGTGTGCAGACTGAGACTGGAGTCACAGATGTCAAATGGGCATCAGAAAAGGGTGTTCTTGTTGCATCAGACTCGG GTGCCCTGGAGCTCTGGGAACTGGCAGAGGATGAACGCCTGCTGGTGAATCGCTTTACCAAACATGACCACGACCACATTGTCACCACTGTGAGCCCAGTTACTGGAGAAAACAGTGCTGTCACTGGCAGCATGGACTGTCG AATTAAGGTCTGGGATCTCAGTCAGGAAACGGCTGTCACTACCTACCATG CGCACACACAGCCAGTCACTTGTGTTGCCTGCAGTCCTACAGATGagtctctcttcatctcctgtGGTCAA GATGGCCGTGTGCTGATGTGGGACCGGAGGAAGCCAAACAAACCAGCCACAAAAATAG ATTTAGAGTCCCTCAGCTGCTCCCCTACCACTCTAGCCTGGCACCCGCAGCACAGAAGCACCATTGCTTTTG GTGATGAGCTGGGCAGAGTGACTGTGAAGGATTTCCTGGGAACAGAGCCGGCCCGGCTGGTGAGCGTCCACAGCCGCGGAGTTAATGCCCTCGCCTTCTCGACACATAG TGCCCCCTTGCTCGCCTCCATAAGTGATGATTGTTCCCTCGCTGTTCTGAACTCTGACCTGCAAGAAAT aCATAGAGATCGGCGACACCAGGACTTTGTCAAAGGTGTGTGCTGGCTCCACGGTGGCTCCAACACTCTCACAACTGTGGGCTGGGATCACCTCGTGCTTCACCACACGGTGGATCCGGCTGCTAAAGCTCCCAACTCCACCTCTTAG